Part of the Pseudarthrobacter sp. L1SW genome, TCAATCCGGCGTGTTTCCTCAAGCCCGCGGAGCCCCTCCGCCAGCTGGGGTATCCCGGACAGGACAGGCACCCCGTTGTCCCGAATCCACGCCGGATAATCGCTGATGTCGTCCTCAAACCCGTGGTACCGGTCCGGCAGCGAGCCGTCCGGGGCGGGGAAGATGCTGGCGCCGTCCACGTCAGACAGCCGGGAAAGGTTCGGGTCCCCATTGGCATCCAGGAAGTCATGCCAGGCCCAGGCCGGGAGGTCCACGATTTCCCTCCGGAGGTATTCGGGGGGCACCAGGCCCCTCGTGGCGATGGTGGGCGCGCCTGGCCGGTCCCCTTCGTAGTTGGTTACTGCCGGGAAGTCCACGTCCACCACGTCCGCCCCTGCCGCCTCCAGGCCGCGCCGGGCGGCATCCCACAGATCCATGATGGAAGCCCTGGTCCGGATGCGCTGCCCGGTGGGCCCGCCGATGCCGGGGGCGGGAGCCGTGCCGGCCTCCGGATCGGCGTTGACGTACATCCGCGGAACGCCCAGGCGCTTGCCTGCCAGGACGTTCGCCGCAGCTGCGGGGTCCGGTATGGCCAGTTCCAGATAGGAGGCGGGGCGCACCTCGGACGCTTTCGGCAGGTCAACCCATGGCTGCATCCGCCAGAAGTCGCCGCGGGTTTCGGCGTCGTCAGCCACCACCACGTCCAGTACTTCCAGGAGGTCATCCATGGTGCGGGCGTGCGGAACCACCACGTCCATGGTGGGAACCAGCGGCCAGTTGCCGCGAACCGAGATCACGCCGCGGGAGGGAGTGTAGGCGCAGAGCGCATTGTTCGACGCCGGCGCCCGGCCCGAGGACCAGGTTTCCTCTGCGAGGCCGAAGGCGGCGAAGCTGGCAGCGGTGGCGGTTCCGGAACCGTTTGAGGAGCCGGAGGCAAACGCCGCGGTCAGGTAGTCCGCGTTATAAGGACTTTCCGCCCGGCCGTAGACACCGCGCTGCATCCCGCCGTTGGCCATGGGCGGCATGTTGGTAAGTCCGATCAGGACCGCCCCGCCGGACCGCAGCCGCTCGATGGTGAAGGCATCGCGCCGGGCCACCAGGTCCTTGAAGGCCGGGGACCCGGCCGCCACCGTCAGTCCGGCCACCTGGTAGCTGTCCTTGGCGGTGTAGGGGATGCCGTCCAGGGGGCCCAAGGTGGAGTTCCCCGCGCGCCGTTGGTCGGACGCCCTTGCCTCCGCAAGGGCCTGGGGGTTCATGACCACCATTGAGTTCAGCCGGATGCCGGACCTGTCGTACGCCTCGATCCGCTGCAGGTACTCGCGGACCAGTTCCTCACTGGAGACCTGCCCGGCTTCCAGTGCTTCGCGGAGCTGGCTGATTCCCGCTTCCACCACATTGAACGGGCTCATGCTGCTGCGTCCTGCCGCCGGGCTGGCACCGGCTGCTGCTGGGTGATGCAGTGGATGCCGCCGCCAAACGCGAAGATGTCCCGCGCGTCCACCAGTTCTACGGTGCGTCCCGGATAGGCCCGTTCGAGGATTCCTGCCGCAACGGCGTCGTTCGGGTCGTCAAAGCCGCAGAGCACTACTGCATCATTGGCCACGTAATGGTTGATGTAGGACCAGTCCACGAACCCCTCCCCGTCCTCAAGGGCGGTGGGTGCGGGAACGTCGATGATGCGCAGCGGCCGGCCCTGGGCGTCCGTCTGCCCCGCAAGGACGGCATGGAGCTCCCGGTAGACCTCGTAGTCGGGGTGGGCGGGATTGTCCTGGCGGTGCAGCAGGACAGTGCCGGGTCCGGCGAAGGCAGCCACGATGTCCACATGCCCGCGGGTGCCGAATTCACCGTAGTCGCGGGTGAGCCCGCGGGGCAGCCAGATGGCCTTGGCGGATCCCAGGGCGGCGTGGATTTCAGCTTCAACGGAATCCTTGGTGGCGCCTGGATTCCGTCGCGGGTCCAGCTGCACCGTTTCCGTGAGGAGGACCGTCCCCTCCCCGTCCACGTGGAAGCCTCCGCCCTCATTAACCAGCGAACTCGGAAGGACCGGTACCCCGGCCTGCGCCGCGACAGACCGGCCCACGTGCCGGTCCTTGCTCCATTGCGCCCAGTGCTGTGCGCCCCAGCCGTTGAACGTCCAGTCGACGGCGGCCACGGTACCGTCCGGACGGCGGGTGAAGGTAGGCCCGCTGTCCCGGAGCCAGGCGTCGTCGAGCGGAATTTCGACTACGGTGATGCCCTCCCCGAGCCACTCCCTGGCAGCTGATGCGTCACGGGGATCGGCCAGCACGGTCACCGGCTCATAGCGGCTGATGGTGCGCGCAACGCTGGACCAGGCCGCACGGGCCCGGTCCAGGGCAGGGCTGCCGGTCGGGCCGAAGGTGTCGTTGGGCGGCGGAAAGGCCATCCAGGTGCGCTGGTGGGTTTCCCACTCAGCCGGCATGCGGGCGGGGGCTGCCTCCAGCGTGAATGCAGGTGCGGCAGCCGGGACGGCGGCGGAAGAATAAATGAATGGCATTCATTTATTATGAAGACGGTGCTGCTCCGGCGCAAGGGTTTGGGAAAACCTTCTGCGTGGTTGGGTTGGCGGTGCGTCCTTACCGCCCGGCGGGCTGGCCCGTCCGGTCCACTGCTGCGAGGATTGCCTGGGCAAGTTCCGCCGGCTTGGTGAACTGGGGCCAGTGTCCGGTGGGAAGGTCCACGAACTCCACGTCACTGACCCGCGCCAGTTCGGCAACAAAGGGGTGGCCGGCGTCGATCCATTCGCGCAGCAGCGAGGAGGGGAACTCGCACGCAATCACTGTGGCGGGGACGTCGTACCGGCGGGTGTCGTGCAGGTGCTGCTTGCCGTAGGCCACTCCCTTGGGTTGCGGGATTGCACGTGCGCGGAATGCTTTCCGCAGTCCGTCGTCGAGGTCAATGAGGTCGGCGTCCTCGAAGCCGTCCCACGGCGGCAGCGGAATGTCGTTGCCGTCGGCCGGCAGTTCATTGTTGATCACGTCGCCTTCACCCAGCGGGCCGCTGTCCACGTAGATGGCGCGTTCCACCCGGTTGGGGCGCGCGTCCAGCGCGCCGTGGATGATGGCGCCGCCCCCGGAGTGGCCCACCAGGACCACCTTGCCCTCAAGCGCGTCAATGGCGGCAACCACAAAGTCGATGTGGTCCTGCAGGCTGATGCCCGCCCGGTCCGCGTCGACGGATTCAAGTCCGGGCAGCGTGAGCGGATGCGGCCGGTGTCCCGCCGCCTCGAGCGTCGGAACCACCTCCTGCCATGAAGAGGCATCCAACCAGAAACCGGGTACCAGGATGATGTCCATGCTGGAACCCTAACGTGTTGCGGGAGGCCCTGGGTAGGGTGAGGAGAACCTGTGCAGTGGCAACCTAGCGGGCCGGGGACAGGGGCGTGTAGTCGAGGGATTTAAGGGGAAGCGTCCCCTTGTCCGTGGCAACCCTGACGGCGTGCTCTTCCGAACGGGGGAAAACGAG contains:
- a CDS encoding agmatine/peptidylarginine deiminase, with the translated sequence MPFIYSSAAVPAAAPAFTLEAAPARMPAEWETHQRTWMAFPPPNDTFGPTGSPALDRARAAWSSVARTISRYEPVTVLADPRDASAAREWLGEGITVVEIPLDDAWLRDSGPTFTRRPDGTVAAVDWTFNGWGAQHWAQWSKDRHVGRSVAAQAGVPVLPSSLVNEGGGFHVDGEGTVLLTETVQLDPRRNPGATKDSVEAEIHAALGSAKAIWLPRGLTRDYGEFGTRGHVDIVAAFAGPGTVLLHRQDNPAHPDYEVYRELHAVLAGQTDAQGRPLRIIDVPAPTALEDGEGFVDWSYINHYVANDAVVLCGFDDPNDAVAAGILERAYPGRTVELVDARDIFAFGGGIHCITQQQPVPARRQDAAA
- a CDS encoding amidase, with product MSPFNVVEAGISQLREALEAGQVSSEELVREYLQRIEAYDRSGIRLNSMVVMNPQALAEARASDQRRAGNSTLGPLDGIPYTAKDSYQVAGLTVAAGSPAFKDLVARRDAFTIERLRSGGAVLIGLTNMPPMANGGMQRGVYGRAESPYNADYLTAAFASGSSNGSGTATAASFAAFGLAEETWSSGRAPASNNALCAYTPSRGVISVRGNWPLVPTMDVVVPHARTMDDLLEVLDVVVADDAETRGDFWRMQPWVDLPKASEVRPASYLELAIPDPAAAANVLAGKRLGVPRMYVNADPEAGTAPAPGIGGPTGQRIRTRASIMDLWDAARRGLEAAGADVVDVDFPAVTNYEGDRPGAPTIATRGLVPPEYLRREIVDLPAWAWHDFLDANGDPNLSRLSDVDGASIFPAPDGSLPDRYHGFEDDISDYPAWIRDNGVPVLSGIPQLAEGLRGLEETRRIDLEEWMDGLALDAVVFPAAADVGPADADRNEHSAGLAWRNGVWVSNGNLVPRHLGIPTVTVPMGLAADIAMPVGLTFAGRAYGDTGLLHLAAAFEATGSRRVPPPRTSSVGVPQPGAQGTDAP
- a CDS encoding alpha/beta fold hydrolase, which produces MDIILVPGFWLDASSWQEVVPTLEAAGHRPHPLTLPGLESVDADRAGISLQDHIDFVVAAIDALEGKVVLVGHSGGGAIIHGALDARPNRVERAIYVDSGPLGEGDVINNELPADGNDIPLPPWDGFEDADLIDLDDGLRKAFRARAIPQPKGVAYGKQHLHDTRRYDVPATVIACEFPSSLLREWIDAGHPFVAELARVSDVEFVDLPTGHWPQFTKPAELAQAILAAVDRTGQPAGR